A single genomic interval of Aureliella helgolandensis harbors:
- a CDS encoding RluA family pseudouridine synthase produces MSKQSPPKAKVYHLSSNHTGLTLAGALKELSGEGASWNQVKKLISRRCVQVNGNLCLDEARRVSEKDIVKVFEQPQAKPVEPKDVKIAYIDEHLIVVEKPAGVTSVRHVAEKTISTRRRQLQPTMEELLPPILAKLQHLRWPPLPPKGMNRGRFETNVKRRKNQKTQPIQNSKKLPPELQVIPVHRLDRDTSGLMLFARHRDAEQKLVSMFRRHTIQREYLAVCRGQVQPQTITSLLARDRGDGVRGSVAEDASDEEKRGALKAVTHIVSADHFGSSDSHPGYSFIRCQLETGRTHQIRIHLSEAGHPLCGDKIYHRQADGTTIKDSSGAPRQTLHSDHLEFTHPITGLHLRFDMATPLELTRWLKRLRGE; encoded by the coding sequence ATGTCAAAACAATCCCCCCCCAAGGCCAAAGTGTACCATCTCAGCTCTAATCATACTGGGCTGACGCTCGCTGGAGCCCTCAAAGAGCTCTCGGGCGAAGGGGCTTCGTGGAACCAGGTCAAAAAGCTGATCAGCCGCCGCTGTGTCCAGGTCAACGGGAACCTCTGCTTGGATGAAGCCCGGAGAGTCTCGGAGAAAGACATTGTCAAAGTCTTCGAGCAACCCCAGGCCAAGCCGGTGGAACCCAAGGATGTCAAAATTGCCTACATCGACGAACACTTAATCGTGGTCGAAAAACCTGCGGGCGTTACCAGTGTGCGGCATGTCGCTGAAAAAACCATTTCGACGCGCCGACGCCAACTGCAGCCGACGATGGAAGAGCTGTTACCGCCGATCCTGGCCAAGCTCCAACACTTGAGATGGCCTCCGCTTCCGCCCAAGGGGATGAATCGCGGGCGGTTCGAAACCAACGTCAAACGCCGCAAGAACCAAAAAACGCAGCCGATTCAGAATTCGAAGAAGCTCCCACCTGAACTCCAGGTCATTCCCGTGCATCGACTCGACCGAGACACGAGTGGACTGATGCTGTTTGCGCGACATCGCGACGCCGAGCAAAAATTGGTGAGCATGTTTCGTCGCCATACCATTCAGCGCGAGTACTTGGCAGTGTGCCGAGGGCAGGTGCAACCTCAAACCATCACGTCACTGCTCGCCCGCGATCGAGGCGATGGTGTGCGCGGTTCCGTTGCGGAAGATGCCAGTGACGAGGAAAAGCGGGGAGCCCTGAAAGCGGTGACGCACATCGTCTCGGCAGATCACTTTGGAAGTAGCGATTCCCATCCCGGGTATTCGTTCATTCGCTGCCAGCTTGAGACGGGGCGCACCCATCAAATCCGCATCCACCTCTCCGAAGCCGGACACCCACTATGCGGTGACAAGATCTACCACCGCCAAGCAGATGGAACGACCATCAAAGACTCCAGTGGCGCCCCGCGACAAACGTTGCATTCCGATCACTTAGAATTCACGCACCCCATCACCGGTCTGCACCTACGTTTTGATATGGCCACACCACTAGAATTGACCCGTTGGCTCAAACGACTGCGCGGTGAATAG
- a CDS encoding uracil-DNA glycosylase family protein encodes MASPKKPLTATNATAKLAVAAARKLNREVAKLDFREVVPWVYNPLDYAWLAHEQYLLKYARPSCRVLFLGMNPGPWGMAQSGIPFGEIAIVKDWLKIDAVIKKPTPEHPKRPVEGLACGRSEVSGRRLWGLFRERFPNPDDFFETYFVTNYCPLVFMEESARNVTPDKLPAESRAALERVCDQHILQLAEALAPEWIVGVGAFAEKCARRAVEAWSQNKPRSQPPQVGRVLHPSPASPAANRDWAGTAAAQLSAMNVW; translated from the coding sequence ATGGCATCTCCCAAGAAACCGCTCACTGCCACCAATGCAACCGCCAAGCTGGCTGTCGCAGCAGCCAGAAAGCTCAACCGCGAAGTCGCGAAGCTCGATTTTCGCGAGGTCGTTCCCTGGGTCTACAACCCACTCGATTACGCCTGGCTTGCGCACGAGCAGTACCTCCTCAAGTATGCGCGGCCGAGCTGTCGCGTGCTGTTCTTAGGCATGAACCCGGGCCCGTGGGGAATGGCGCAGTCCGGCATCCCCTTTGGCGAAATCGCGATTGTCAAAGATTGGCTGAAGATTGACGCAGTCATTAAGAAGCCGACGCCAGAGCATCCGAAACGCCCTGTCGAAGGGCTCGCGTGCGGGCGTAGCGAAGTCTCCGGTCGACGGCTGTGGGGGTTGTTCCGCGAACGGTTCCCCAACCCGGACGATTTTTTTGAAACCTATTTTGTGACGAATTACTGCCCCTTGGTCTTCATGGAAGAGTCGGCGCGAAATGTAACGCCAGACAAACTGCCCGCGGAAAGTCGCGCCGCGCTGGAAAGGGTTTGCGACCAACACATCCTGCAGCTGGCTGAAGCCCTGGCACCCGAGTGGATCGTTGGCGTGGGCGCCTTTGCCGAGAAGTGTGCGCGTCGCGCCGTGGAAGCGTGGTCGCAGAATAAGCCGCGCAGCCAACCACCCCAGGTGGGGCGAGTCCTGCACCCCAGCCCTGCCTCCCCAGCCGCCAATCGCGACTGGGCTGGTACCGCGGCGGCACAATTGTCCGCAATGAATGTTTGGTAA
- the mnmA gene encoding tRNA 2-thiouridine(34) synthase MnmA, with translation MKRVVLAMSGGVDSSAAAHLLLQQGFDVVGVFMRHGEESVESCQLPDGTPNPLLPILQGRTDHKQGCCSATDAMDARRVADKLGIPFYALDLQADFSRIVDYFVDEYTHGRTPNPCVQCNNWIKFGRLFDYADSVDAEFVATGHYAQLVERDGQTALIRGVDEAKDQSYVLAGIDRKFLPRMLLPVGKFVKPEIRELAGMAGLKVANKRDSQEICFVTSGKHGEFVRSRSGATTAGNFVTTDGRVVGQHPGIENFTIGQRKGLGIALGEPHFVLHIDPETHAVVLGSKEELQQPSLTATEANWLMDPPNLPFTGSAQIRYNSGAVPATITPLAEDGFRVDFLEPASGIAPGQLCVVYQQDRVLGGGWIA, from the coding sequence ATGAAACGCGTTGTGCTAGCCATGAGTGGTGGAGTCGACAGCTCTGCCGCAGCCCATCTCTTGCTCCAACAGGGATTTGACGTAGTCGGCGTCTTCATGCGGCACGGTGAGGAGTCGGTGGAAAGCTGCCAACTTCCCGACGGCACCCCGAACCCATTGCTACCGATTTTGCAGGGCCGCACCGACCACAAACAGGGCTGTTGCAGTGCCACCGACGCCATGGATGCACGGCGGGTGGCAGACAAGCTCGGCATCCCCTTCTACGCATTGGATCTACAAGCCGATTTTTCGCGAATCGTCGACTACTTCGTGGACGAGTATACGCATGGGCGGACCCCCAATCCCTGCGTGCAATGCAACAACTGGATTAAGTTTGGGCGACTCTTCGACTATGCAGACAGCGTCGATGCAGAATTTGTCGCCACCGGCCACTATGCACAGCTCGTCGAACGCGACGGGCAAACCGCCCTCATCCGGGGCGTGGATGAAGCCAAGGACCAATCGTATGTCTTAGCTGGCATTGACCGCAAGTTCCTACCTCGGATGCTACTGCCAGTGGGAAAGTTTGTGAAACCCGAAATCCGTGAACTGGCTGGCATGGCAGGACTCAAAGTGGCCAACAAGCGAGATAGCCAAGAGATCTGCTTTGTGACCAGCGGCAAACATGGCGAATTTGTGCGATCGCGCTCGGGAGCGACCACGGCTGGCAACTTCGTGACTACAGACGGTCGCGTCGTCGGCCAACATCCGGGCATTGAGAATTTCACCATCGGCCAGCGCAAAGGGCTGGGGATCGCTCTAGGTGAACCGCACTTTGTACTCCACATCGACCCCGAAACCCATGCGGTCGTCTTAGGCTCCAAAGAAGAGTTGCAGCAGCCCAGCCTGACTGCCACAGAGGCCAACTGGTTGATGGATCCTCCCAATCTCCCCTTCACGGGGTCGGCTCAGATCCGCTACAACAGCGGTGCTGTGCCAGCAACCATCACCCCCCTGGCTGAGGACGGCTTCCGTGTCGACTTCTTAGAACCGGCCAGTGGCATTGCCCCGGGACAGTTGTGCGTGGTCTACCAACAGGATCGGGTCCTTGGTGGTGGCTGGATCGCCTAG
- the floA gene encoding flotillin-like protein FloA (flotillin-like protein involved in membrane lipid rafts) — protein MIAWWVVIGLLGLVALFVAVAFFAFGTQWIQAFAASAKVSMFSLVGMYFRQVKAPMIVHAKIMAAQAGLDITSRNGILTQRLEAHYLAGGNVMNVIQAIIAAQRAGIDLDFDRAAAIDLAGRDVQDAVRTSVHPKVIDCPDPRRSGKATLSAIAKDGVELRVRTRVTVRTNLEQLIGGATEETIIARVGESIISSIGSSESHQTVLENPDMISRTVLRRGLDAQTAFQIVSIDIADIDVGDNIGARLRADQAEADVRVARALAESRRAEAIATEQENRASVSSNRAALVLAEAEVPRAMALAFRKGNLGLINNGKHGE, from the coding sequence ATGATCGCGTGGTGGGTCGTGATCGGTCTTCTAGGCCTGGTTGCCCTGTTTGTAGCAGTTGCCTTTTTCGCCTTCGGCACCCAGTGGATTCAGGCTTTCGCCGCCAGTGCGAAAGTGTCGATGTTCAGCCTCGTTGGGATGTACTTCCGACAAGTCAAAGCTCCGATGATCGTGCACGCCAAGATCATGGCAGCTCAAGCCGGTTTGGATATCACGTCGCGCAACGGTATTTTGACCCAACGACTAGAGGCTCACTACTTGGCCGGTGGCAACGTGATGAACGTGATCCAAGCCATTATCGCGGCACAACGCGCCGGCATTGATCTCGATTTTGACCGCGCGGCGGCGATTGACTTGGCCGGCCGTGACGTCCAGGATGCCGTGCGAACCAGCGTACATCCCAAAGTCATCGACTGCCCAGACCCACGACGTAGCGGCAAGGCAACTCTCAGTGCGATTGCCAAGGATGGAGTGGAGTTGCGAGTTCGGACGCGAGTTACGGTGCGAACCAATCTTGAGCAATTGATCGGGGGAGCCACGGAGGAAACGATTATCGCGCGCGTCGGTGAGAGCATCATCAGCTCAATTGGCTCTAGCGAATCACACCAGACGGTGCTTGAGAATCCCGACATGATTTCCCGCACGGTTCTTCGCCGAGGTCTCGACGCTCAAACCGCTTTTCAAATCGTTTCGATCGACATTGCAGACATCGATGTCGGCGACAACATCGGAGCTCGGTTACGTGCCGATCAGGCCGAGGCTGACGTCCGCGTCGCGCGGGCCCTGGCGGAATCGCGACGCGCTGAAGCCATCGCGACGGAACAAGAAAATCGAGCTAGCGTGAGCTCCAACCGGGCTGCACTAGTGCTGGCCGAAGCGGAAGTGCCACGCGCTATGGCACTCGCCTTCCGAAAAGGAAACCTGGGCCTCATCAACAATGGCAAGCACGGCGAGTAG
- a CDS encoding alpha/beta hydrolase family protein — translation MSRRSERVAFPGGNGHELAGILDLPDSLPLGTALFTHCFTCNKDLKAIVRISRGLAEAGYLVLRYDLTGLGQSQGDFAQTSFSTNRADLLAAVSFLATNYTSPDFLIGHSFGAACSLSLAQQIDSVRGVVSVAAPSETHHLADLLQKMDPSISPTSPGSVSIGGREFTIPQSMLDDFRQYDLSAALHELTKPTLLFHSPVDETLAFAHVERIYELLVRRDANTLPPAPTSLICLDGADHLLTRFPHDIPFVIATMAAWFNRQIA, via the coding sequence TTGAGTAGACGCAGCGAAAGAGTAGCATTCCCTGGTGGCAATGGTCATGAGCTGGCAGGCATTCTCGACCTGCCCGACTCGCTGCCACTCGGCACGGCCCTATTTACCCATTGCTTCACCTGCAACAAGGACTTGAAGGCAATCGTACGGATCAGTCGTGGATTGGCCGAAGCGGGCTATCTGGTGTTGCGTTACGATTTGACGGGACTGGGGCAAAGCCAGGGTGACTTCGCACAAACCAGTTTTTCGACCAACCGCGCCGATTTGCTGGCTGCTGTCTCATTTCTTGCGACGAACTACACCTCCCCCGATTTTCTAATCGGTCACAGCTTCGGCGCTGCCTGCAGCCTCTCCCTGGCCCAACAGATCGATTCGGTGCGCGGTGTCGTGTCCGTGGCGGCCCCCAGTGAAACCCATCATCTAGCCGACCTGCTGCAGAAGATGGATCCGAGTATCTCGCCCACATCTCCAGGAAGCGTATCGATCGGCGGACGCGAGTTTACCATCCCACAATCGATGCTCGATGACTTCCGCCAGTATGACCTCTCCGCTGCGCTGCACGAGCTGACCAAACCCACACTCTTGTTTCATAGTCCGGTTGATGAAACACTCGCGTTTGCACACGTGGAGCGCATCTATGAACTACTCGTACGGCGAGATGCAAACACACTTCCACCTGCTCCAACCAGTCTCATCTGCCTTGATGGAGCTGACCATTTGCTCACGCGTTTCCCCCACGACATTCCCTTCGTGATTGCCACCATGGCCGCCTGGTTTAACCGGCAAATCGCCTAG
- a CDS encoding bifunctional proline dehydrogenase/L-glutamate gamma-semialdehyde dehydrogenase: MQTSSKVDYQFLANDLQSCDTSDLKSVATVAVRLARQLQTRAKQLQTPAERRQQAELDRMVQHPRDKAILTQMTDQAFRSQRAARAADQLVHILDVQGIPRFFSPVDRTMLRGFQSFGGYLPGVSVPLVKEKMRQETANVILPAEPEMLRVHLQARRAEGVRMNLNLLGEAMLGEEEAQLRLESYLSALQMPEVEVVSVKISTLYSQISTLARAESMRTVANRLELLYRAAQRNRFQRQDGTHVTKFVYLDMEEYRDLQLTSSIFMMTLDRPGFEQVRAGIALQAYVPDSFQVQQEITEWAKRRVATGAAPVTIRLVKGANMEMEKVEASQRGWPQAPYHEKRDTDANFKRMVAYGLQPENLAAVKLGIASHNLFEVAFSIVLASKYGVLDELQFEMLEGMANHQRRALHELIDNLLLYAPACRKDDFIYAIGYLVRRMDENTGPDNFLRHAFKIEVDSPDWRKMEQIFLDSMERLESAASSPRRTQDRNLPPQQPAPSSSWQQFVNEPDTDFGLRQNAAWAKSVVDSWQPRCDLQATEIPLTIAGRDVPGEGSEAQTMDPSRPGVVVARYRQASPEQIAQSIACAQRDSHGWGAMDVASRYALLRKVAQEVRVRRADLAGAAMADSGKTLQESDPEISEAIDFVEFYAQTAQALFAKPRWGARPVGPVVVISPWNFPIAIPCGGIAAALAAGNTVILKPASDTVLSARVLCECFWAAGVPRDVLQFVACSGSHAGKYLLSDPAIQYAILTGGTETAQRILAARPDLHLLAETGGKNATIVSSLSDRDLVIKNVLHSAFSHAGQKCSATSLLLLEAEVYHDKRFREALVDAVESMPVGSAWNLKTKMGPLIRPPIDDLARGLKELEPGESWAVMPRDLDDNPCLYSPGVKWGVQPGGFTHCNELFGPVLGVMSYRDLNEAINLVHQTGYGLTSGLESLDDREQEVWLSRLQAGNLYINRPTTGAIVLRQPFGGMGKSAFGPGIKAGGPNYVIPLMHFAKLEESDAECLTPSAPEQTPLAELAPELEPLSAMWQQLQTLRSPTAKKLRQQLKDSQWQQLHDAILDYDSFAVSEIRRSHDTLRLVGQDNLRRYQPMTHVRIRVMPEDSVLEIYLRAVAVVAAGGRAAISHAAGVQSQVVEGLEVLTRVWAGDMEFIEESDEALIEAIAQGQVDRVRYAGSERVPPAVRQAADKYFIFVAAEPVCPFGRIELLWYVREQSVCHDYHRYGNLGFRSEEVRSPVA, translated from the coding sequence ATGCAGACGAGTTCTAAAGTGGATTATCAATTTCTTGCAAACGATTTGCAAAGTTGTGATACGTCCGATTTGAAGAGTGTCGCGACAGTCGCTGTCCGCCTCGCTCGGCAGTTGCAGACTCGAGCAAAGCAATTGCAAACCCCTGCAGAGAGGCGGCAACAAGCGGAGCTGGATCGGATGGTCCAGCACCCTCGCGACAAGGCGATCCTCACTCAGATGACCGATCAAGCGTTTCGCAGCCAGCGGGCTGCGCGAGCGGCAGATCAGTTGGTGCATATTCTCGACGTGCAGGGGATTCCGCGTTTTTTCAGCCCTGTGGATCGCACCATGCTGCGTGGCTTTCAGTCTTTCGGTGGTTATCTTCCGGGAGTCTCGGTTCCGCTGGTTAAGGAGAAAATGCGACAGGAAACCGCCAACGTTATTCTCCCCGCTGAACCCGAAATGTTGCGCGTCCACCTGCAGGCGCGACGGGCAGAAGGGGTGCGAATGAATCTCAATCTCCTGGGCGAGGCCATGCTTGGCGAAGAGGAGGCACAACTGCGACTCGAATCGTATTTGTCCGCTCTGCAAATGCCCGAAGTGGAAGTGGTCTCCGTCAAAATTTCAACCCTCTATTCCCAAATATCGACCCTGGCCCGCGCCGAGTCCATGCGGACGGTGGCCAATCGCTTAGAACTGCTCTATCGAGCGGCCCAACGCAATCGATTTCAACGCCAAGATGGGACGCATGTCACGAAGTTTGTGTACCTTGATATGGAGGAGTATCGCGATCTGCAATTAACCTCTTCCATCTTCATGATGACCTTGGATCGGCCCGGATTCGAGCAGGTGCGCGCCGGTATCGCCCTGCAAGCTTACGTGCCCGATAGTTTTCAAGTGCAGCAAGAGATTACCGAATGGGCTAAGCGACGTGTCGCTACTGGAGCGGCGCCCGTGACGATCCGTCTCGTCAAAGGTGCGAATATGGAAATGGAAAAGGTTGAGGCGAGCCAACGCGGTTGGCCTCAAGCTCCCTACCATGAAAAACGCGATACCGACGCCAACTTCAAACGCATGGTGGCCTACGGCTTGCAACCAGAGAATCTAGCCGCCGTCAAATTGGGAATTGCCAGCCACAACCTGTTCGAAGTCGCCTTCTCGATCGTTCTCGCCTCCAAGTATGGTGTGCTCGATGAATTGCAGTTTGAGATGCTGGAGGGCATGGCGAACCACCAACGCCGGGCGTTGCACGAATTGATCGACAATCTCTTGCTCTACGCACCAGCCTGTAGGAAGGATGATTTTATCTATGCGATTGGCTACCTTGTGCGGAGAATGGATGAGAATACGGGGCCCGACAATTTTTTGAGGCACGCCTTCAAAATTGAAGTGGACAGCCCCGATTGGCGCAAGATGGAGCAGATTTTTCTCGATTCCATGGAGCGGTTGGAGAGCGCCGCTAGCAGCCCGCGCCGGACGCAAGATCGCAACCTGCCTCCACAACAACCTGCCCCCTCAAGCTCCTGGCAGCAATTCGTCAACGAACCCGATACCGATTTTGGCCTGCGGCAGAATGCGGCTTGGGCCAAGTCGGTCGTCGATTCTTGGCAGCCGCGTTGCGATCTTCAGGCCACCGAGATTCCTTTGACCATCGCCGGTCGAGATGTGCCGGGGGAAGGCTCAGAAGCTCAGACAATGGATCCCTCTCGTCCCGGGGTTGTGGTGGCCCGGTATCGGCAGGCTAGCCCTGAGCAGATCGCACAGTCTATCGCCTGCGCCCAGCGAGATTCACACGGCTGGGGGGCAATGGACGTTGCTTCGCGCTACGCACTATTGCGCAAAGTGGCGCAGGAAGTTCGCGTGCGTCGCGCCGACTTGGCCGGGGCGGCCATGGCTGACTCCGGTAAGACCCTGCAGGAAAGCGATCCAGAAATCTCGGAAGCGATCGATTTCGTCGAGTTCTACGCTCAAACGGCCCAGGCGTTGTTCGCTAAGCCACGCTGGGGGGCGCGGCCCGTGGGCCCCGTGGTTGTCATCAGTCCTTGGAATTTTCCGATCGCCATCCCCTGTGGTGGAATTGCAGCCGCACTGGCAGCCGGCAATACCGTGATCTTGAAGCCTGCCTCCGATACGGTTCTGTCAGCCCGCGTGCTGTGCGAGTGCTTTTGGGCGGCTGGCGTGCCGCGCGATGTCTTGCAGTTTGTGGCTTGCTCCGGCTCCCATGCCGGGAAGTATTTGCTGAGCGATCCAGCCATCCAGTATGCAATTCTTACCGGCGGTACTGAAACGGCCCAACGTATTCTCGCCGCGCGTCCCGACTTGCACTTGCTCGCCGAAACTGGCGGAAAAAATGCGACGATCGTTTCCAGCCTCAGCGACCGCGACTTGGTAATCAAGAATGTTCTGCATTCCGCCTTCTCGCACGCCGGGCAAAAATGTAGCGCGACCAGCCTGCTGCTCCTAGAGGCCGAGGTCTACCACGACAAGCGGTTCCGCGAAGCACTGGTCGATGCGGTAGAAAGTATGCCGGTCGGATCGGCCTGGAATTTGAAGACGAAAATGGGGCCGCTCATTCGACCTCCCATCGATGATTTGGCACGCGGTTTGAAAGAGCTCGAGCCAGGCGAGTCGTGGGCCGTCATGCCACGCGATCTTGACGATAACCCCTGTCTCTATTCCCCAGGAGTTAAATGGGGTGTTCAACCAGGTGGGTTTACGCATTGCAATGAGTTGTTCGGGCCCGTCCTGGGGGTGATGTCGTACCGGGATTTGAACGAAGCGATCAATTTAGTGCACCAGACCGGGTACGGTCTAACGAGTGGATTGGAGAGTCTCGATGACCGTGAACAAGAGGTGTGGTTGTCACGCTTGCAAGCCGGGAACCTCTACATCAATCGTCCTACGACTGGTGCTATCGTATTGAGGCAGCCCTTTGGTGGAATGGGGAAGAGCGCCTTTGGACCCGGTATCAAAGCGGGCGGTCCCAACTATGTCATTCCGTTAATGCATTTTGCGAAGCTTGAGGAATCGGATGCTGAGTGCCTCACTCCCTCTGCGCCGGAACAGACGCCCCTCGCGGAATTGGCCCCGGAGTTAGAACCTTTGTCTGCCATGTGGCAGCAGTTGCAAACGCTGCGCAGCCCGACTGCCAAGAAATTGCGTCAGCAGTTGAAGGACTCGCAGTGGCAGCAGTTGCATGACGCGATCCTCGACTACGACAGTTTTGCAGTCTCTGAGATTCGGCGCTCCCACGATACCTTGCGGTTGGTGGGGCAAGACAACCTGCGGCGCTATCAACCCATGACACATGTTCGAATCCGAGTGATGCCCGAGGATAGTGTTTTAGAAATTTACCTGCGGGCTGTCGCCGTAGTGGCTGCCGGGGGACGCGCGGCGATTAGCCATGCCGCAGGGGTTCAGTCCCAAGTTGTCGAAGGACTTGAGGTTTTGACCCGTGTATGGGCCGGAGACATGGAATTCATTGAAGAATCCGATGAAGCGTTGATCGAAGCCATTGCGCAGGGGCAGGTCGATCGTGTGAGGTACGCAGGATCCGAACGCGTGCCTCCCGCAGTTCGCCAAGCGGCAGACAAGTATTTCATCTTTGTGGCCGCAGAACCCGTTTGTCCGTTTGGACGCATTGAATTGTTGTGGTATGTGCGCGAGCAAAGTGTTTGTCATGATTACCACCGCTATGGCAATCTCGGCTTTCGTTCCGAGGAAGTGCGGAGTCCCGTTGCTTAG
- a CDS encoding PP2C family protein-serine/threonine phosphatase codes for MPIKINCAGQTDIGKKRDSNQDQFFIADLHKSMLVQAASLEPEVPTCKFGEPLAKLMMVADGMGGHKGGSRASRLAIELLVHQFVNSTHWLLQADVAIPEREKAFVDELKIMLKRAHHAIELESKGLSDLQGMGTTLTMACIVWPWMYVVHAGDSRCYLMRGDELRKVTHDHTVSSQMVEKNSMTQEEAQNSPWNNVLYNALGAGANEVQAELHRVELQPHDQIVICSDGMYRYISDAELRGMLLNEQEPQPLCEALIQIANARGGADNITAIVAQIEDSRGHVSGASSSRAELERLLAEGDASLASRDTTPSLTSNQDVPNTVEFIDADEF; via the coding sequence ATGCCTATAAAGATCAACTGCGCGGGACAAACGGACATCGGCAAGAAGCGAGATTCGAACCAGGATCAGTTCTTTATTGCCGATCTTCATAAGTCGATGTTGGTGCAGGCGGCAAGTCTGGAACCGGAGGTACCCACGTGCAAGTTTGGAGAGCCGCTCGCCAAGTTGATGATGGTGGCGGATGGCATGGGAGGCCACAAGGGAGGCAGCCGAGCCAGTCGATTGGCGATCGAATTGCTCGTGCATCAGTTTGTCAATTCCACCCACTGGTTATTGCAAGCGGATGTCGCCATACCGGAGCGTGAGAAAGCATTTGTTGATGAACTCAAGATCATGCTGAAACGCGCTCATCATGCCATCGAGCTCGAATCAAAAGGGTTGAGCGACTTGCAAGGAATGGGGACGACGTTGACGATGGCTTGCATCGTCTGGCCGTGGATGTACGTCGTGCATGCAGGTGATAGTCGATGCTACCTGATGCGGGGAGATGAGCTGCGCAAGGTAACCCACGATCATACCGTATCTTCACAAATGGTTGAAAAGAACAGTATGACCCAAGAGGAAGCCCAGAATTCTCCTTGGAACAACGTTTTGTACAACGCTCTGGGGGCTGGAGCCAATGAGGTGCAGGCTGAATTGCATCGCGTTGAACTACAACCTCATGATCAGATCGTGATCTGCAGCGACGGGATGTATCGATATATTAGTGATGCCGAATTGCGTGGCATGCTGCTGAACGAACAAGAGCCCCAACCGCTGTGCGAAGCCTTGATTCAAATAGCCAATGCGCGGGGCGGGGCGGATAACATTACCGCTATTGTGGCGCAGATCGAGGATTCTCGGGGGCATGTTTCGGGGGCCAGCAGTTCGCGGGCTGAATTAGAAAGATTGTTGGCGGAGGGTGATGCTAGTCTAGCTAGTCGTGATACAACACCGTCCTTGACGAGTAACCAAGATGTTCCTAATACGGTAGAGTTTATCGATGCAGACGAGTTCTAA
- a CDS encoding BMC domain-containing protein: protein MPAPTAHSSAFGVLETTGWTPAMVALDAMEKTATFELWQVELNDFLGTCIKIRGAVDQVSTAIDAGYSVAERMQGNPFRSVISQLSSGGTKGIESRVEFNQLIQQNVVKLPTPASNHTSDDRANSVSKVSVQALGFIETQGFTAVFEAIDTACKAAQVEVVGKEKLGGGYVTIVIRGDVAAVTAAIEAARPKVDGLGKLVAAHVIARPSPSVLALLP, encoded by the coding sequence ATGCCTGCACCCACCGCTCACTCATCCGCATTCGGAGTCCTGGAGACCACGGGTTGGACTCCTGCCATGGTTGCTTTGGATGCCATGGAAAAAACGGCCACGTTTGAGCTCTGGCAAGTCGAGCTCAACGACTTCCTGGGCACCTGCATCAAAATCCGCGGAGCCGTCGATCAGGTCAGCACTGCAATCGATGCGGGTTATTCCGTAGCCGAGCGCATGCAAGGCAACCCTTTCCGAAGTGTTATTTCGCAATTGAGCTCGGGTGGTACGAAAGGGATCGAAAGTCGCGTCGAGTTCAATCAACTCATCCAACAAAATGTTGTCAAACTCCCCACGCCAGCCTCCAACCATACTTCAGACGATAGGGCGAACTCTGTGAGTAAAGTCTCGGTCCAAGCACTCGGGTTTATTGAAACGCAAGGTTTCACTGCCGTTTTCGAAGCAATTGACACCGCCTGCAAAGCGGCTCAGGTCGAAGTTGTGGGTAAAGAGAAATTGGGAGGGGGATACGTAACCATTGTCATTCGTGGTGACGTCGCAGCGGTGACCGCCGCTATCGAAGCGGCTCGCCCCAAAGTAGACGGACTCGGCAAACTGGTCGCGGCACATGTAATTGCCCGCCCAAGCCCTTCGGTCCTCGCGCTACTCCCCTAA